The following proteins are encoded in a genomic region of Nitratireductor sp. GISD-1A_MAKvit:
- the guaA gene encoding glutamine-hydrolyzing GMP synthase: MTISNPDTVLIVDFGSQVTQLIARRVREAGVYCEIAPFQSAEEAFSRLAPKAVILSGSPASTVDIGSPRAPQVIFDSGLPVLGICYGEQTMCAQLGGKVEGSDHREFGRAFLEIESDCPLFEGVWAKGTRHQVWMSHGDRVTALPPGFRVVGTSTGAPFAAIADEDRNYYGVQFHPEVVHTPDGAKLLSNFVHKIAGLSGDWTMAAYREQAIEAIRNQVGDGKVICALSGGVDSSVAALLTHEAVGDQLTCILVDHGLMRKNEASEVVAMFREHYNLPLILVDASDRFIGALEGESDPEKKRKTIGRLFIEVFEEEAKKLGGADFLVQGTLYPDVIESVSFTGGPSVTIKSHHNVGGLPERMNMSLVEPLRELFKDEVRVLGKELGLPESFIGRHPFPGPGLAIRCPGGVTREKLEILRSADAIYLDEIRKAGLYDAIWQAFAVLLPVQTVGVMGDGRTYEFVCALRAVTSVDGMTADFYHYDMEFLGRAATRIINEVKGINRVVYDVTSKPPGTIEWE; encoded by the coding sequence ATGACGATATCCAATCCCGACACAGTTCTCATCGTTGATTTCGGCAGCCAGGTCACGCAGCTCATTGCGCGGCGGGTGCGCGAGGCCGGAGTCTATTGCGAAATCGCACCGTTCCAGTCGGCCGAGGAGGCGTTCAGCCGCCTTGCGCCCAAGGCGGTCATCCTTTCGGGCAGCCCGGCCTCGACGGTCGACATCGGCAGTCCGCGCGCGCCGCAGGTGATCTTCGATTCGGGCCTTCCCGTTCTCGGCATCTGCTATGGTGAGCAGACCATGTGCGCCCAGCTTGGCGGCAAGGTTGAAGGCTCCGACCATCGCGAGTTCGGCCGGGCCTTCCTTGAGATCGAGAGTGACTGTCCGTTGTTTGAGGGCGTCTGGGCCAAAGGCACCCGCCATCAGGTCTGGATGAGCCATGGCGACCGGGTGACCGCACTTCCGCCGGGCTTCCGCGTTGTCGGCACATCGACTGGCGCCCCCTTTGCGGCCATCGCCGACGAAGATCGCAACTATTACGGCGTTCAGTTCCACCCCGAGGTGGTGCACACGCCTGACGGTGCAAAGCTCCTGTCCAATTTCGTGCACAAGATCGCGGGCCTTTCGGGCGACTGGACGATGGCGGCATATCGCGAACAGGCGATCGAGGCGATCCGCAATCAGGTTGGCGACGGCAAGGTGATCTGCGCGCTTTCGGGCGGCGTCGATTCTTCCGTGGCGGCACTCTTGACGCATGAGGCCGTTGGCGACCAGCTCACCTGTATTCTGGTCGATCACGGTCTGATGCGAAAGAACGAGGCGTCCGAAGTGGTCGCCATGTTCCGCGAACACTACAATCTGCCGCTCATTCTGGTGGATGCCTCCGATCGCTTCATCGGCGCACTGGAAGGCGAGAGCGACCCGGAAAAGAAGCGCAAGACCATTGGCCGCCTGTTCATCGAAGTGTTCGAGGAGGAGGCCAAGAAGCTTGGCGGCGCCGATTTCCTGGTGCAGGGCACGCTCTATCCCGACGTCATCGAAAGCGTTTCCTTCACCGGCGGCCCCTCGGTCACCATCAAGTCGCACCACAATGTGGGCGGTCTGCCCGAGCGCATGAACATGAGCCTGGTGGAGCCGCTGCGCGAGCTTTTCAAGGATGAAGTGCGGGTGCTCGGCAAGGAGCTTGGCCTGCCTGAAAGCTTCATCGGACGCCACCCCTTCCCGGGACCCGGCCTTGCGATCCGCTGCCCCGGTGGCGTGACACGCGAGAAGCTGGAAATCCTGCGCTCCGCCGATGCGATCTATCTCGACGAGATCCGCAAGGCCGGACTTTACGATGCGATCTGGCAGGCCTTTGCCGTTCTGCTTCCGGTGCAGACGGTTGGCGTGATGGGCGACGGGCGCACCTACGAATTCGTCTGCGCGCTGCGCGCGGTGACGTCTGTCGATGGCATGACAGCGGATTTCTATCACTACGACATGGAATTCCTCGGCCGCGCCGCCACCCGCATCATCAACGAGGTGAAGGGCATCAACCGCGTCGTCTACGACGTGACGTCCAAGCCCCCCGGCACCATCGAGTGGGAGTGA
- a CDS encoding hydrogen peroxide-inducible genes activator produces the protein MIRLTIRQMQYFESLAETLHFGRAAASCGVTQPALSAQISEMEAQLGFKLFERGSGSVRLTTEAQSLLPRVARILSEVRALEGEARRERKALEGRFRLGVIPTIAPYLLPELLPLLKQRFPQLQLEVREAVTDALAEDTASGRLDAMIAAAPIDDTRLAPDVLFEDPFYLAVPSADAARIAPPVAQESMALERLMLLEDGHCMRGQALEICGRVKPRTLESFGATSLTTLLHMVSHGMGVTLIPRMARASANLLPSVSVLPFLAPSPSRSICLAGRKTNPRKADFSALRGTILKAHEILVSRA, from the coding sequence ATGATACGTCTCACCATCAGACAGATGCAGTATTTTGAAAGCCTGGCGGAAACGCTCCATTTCGGGCGGGCAGCGGCAAGCTGCGGTGTAACGCAGCCCGCTCTCTCCGCGCAGATATCCGAAATGGAAGCCCAGCTCGGCTTCAAGCTCTTCGAACGTGGCAGCGGCAGCGTGCGCCTGACCACCGAGGCGCAGTCTCTTTTGCCACGCGTGGCGCGCATTCTTTCTGAGGTTCGTGCTCTGGAAGGAGAGGCCCGGCGCGAGCGCAAGGCCCTTGAAGGGCGCTTTCGGCTGGGCGTCATCCCCACGATCGCGCCCTATCTGCTTCCCGAGCTTCTTCCATTGCTCAAACAGCGCTTTCCGCAGTTGCAACTGGAAGTGCGCGAAGCCGTAACCGATGCCCTGGCGGAGGATACCGCTTCCGGTCGCCTTGACGCCATGATCGCTGCCGCACCCATTGACGACACGCGGCTTGCGCCCGATGTTCTTTTTGAAGATCCGTTCTACCTTGCGGTCCCGAGCGCGGATGCTGCACGCATTGCCCCACCGGTGGCGCAGGAGAGCATGGCACTGGAACGGCTGATGCTTCTGGAAGACGGCCACTGCATGCGCGGACAGGCGCTCGAAATCTGCGGGCGGGTCAAGCCGCGGACGCTGGAGAGCTTTGGCGCTACAAGTCTGACGACGCTGTTGCACATGGTATCGCATGGGATGGGCGTCACTCTCATTCCGCGCATGGCACGCGCCTCGGCAAATCTTCTGCCTTCCGTCAGCGTGCTGCCGTTTCTCGCCCCCAGTCCTTCCCGAAGCATATGCCTTGCCGGCCGAAAAACCAACCCACGCAAGGCCGACTTCAGTGCGCTTCGTGGCACGATCCTGAAGGCGCACGAAATTCTGGTCTCCCGCGCCTGA
- a CDS encoding 5'-methylthioadenosine/S-adenosylhomocysteine nucleosidase (Enables the cleavage of the glycosidic bond in both 5'-methylthioadenosine and S-adenosylhomocysteine): protein MTRAPVEPATLAGKRVLFVMAADAEYGPHLKQRFKPLMTGVGPVEAGVVLGAELALLDVKDQLPDLLVSLGSAGSRSLEQTEVYQATAVSYRDMDASPLGFEKGVTPFLDHPAIMPLPHRIPGIREATLSTGGNIVSGAAYDAIDAEMVDMETFAALRACQRFGLDLVALRGISDGAAELQHVNDWTEYLHVIDAKLANAVDQLEQAIADGLL from the coding sequence ATGACGCGGGCACCGGTGGAGCCGGCCACCCTTGCCGGAAAGCGGGTTCTGTTCGTGATGGCCGCAGATGCCGAATACGGACCGCATCTGAAGCAGCGCTTCAAACCCCTGATGACGGGCGTCGGGCCGGTGGAAGCGGGCGTTGTCCTTGGTGCGGAGCTTGCGCTTCTCGATGTCAAGGACCAACTGCCCGATCTGCTGGTGTCTCTCGGTTCTGCGGGAAGCCGAAGCCTCGAACAGACGGAAGTCTATCAGGCCACCGCCGTTTCCTACCGGGATATGGATGCCTCGCCGCTTGGCTTCGAAAAGGGGGTGACACCGTTTCTCGATCATCCCGCAATCATGCCGCTGCCGCATCGCATTCCGGGCATCCGCGAAGCAACGCTATCGACGGGCGGCAACATCGTCTCCGGTGCCGCCTATGACGCTATCGACGCCGAGATGGTGGACATGGAGACCTTTGCCGCGTTGCGTGCCTGCCAGCGCTTCGGCCTTGATCTTGTGGCGTTGCGCGGCATCTCCGACGGGGCAGCGGAACTGCAGCACGTCAACGACTGGACCGAATATCTCCATGTCATCGACGCAAAGCTCGCCAATGCGGTGGACCAGCTCGAACAGGCCATTGCTGATGGCCTCCTTTAA
- a CDS encoding PaaI family thioesterase translates to MNQANPADLEARVRASFARQKMMETIGAELTLVTPGIVEIEMPYADGLTQQHGFLHAGVISSALDSACGYAAFSMMPEDAAVLTIEFKVNLLAPGRGERFLFRGTVTKPGRTIIVADGQAYAYSAEGDAKLIATMTGTMMTIIGREGIEG, encoded by the coding sequence ATGAACCAGGCAAATCCCGCCGACCTCGAAGCCCGTGTCCGGGCGAGTTTCGCCCGTCAGAAAATGATGGAGACGATCGGCGCCGAGCTGACGCTGGTGACGCCGGGCATAGTCGAAATCGAAATGCCCTATGCGGACGGTCTGACCCAGCAGCACGGGTTTCTCCATGCGGGCGTCATTTCCAGTGCTCTCGACTCGGCCTGTGGTTATGCCGCGTTTTCCATGATGCCCGAGGATGCTGCCGTTTTGACCATCGAGTTCAAGGTCAATCTGCTGGCGCCGGGGCGCGGAGAGCGGTTTCTGTTCCGCGGCACGGTCACCAAGCCCGGCCGCACCATCATCGTGGCGGACGGGCAGGCCTATGCCTATTCGGCTGAAGGAGACGCCAAATTGATCGCCACCATGACGGGGACCATGATGACCATAATCGGACGTGAGGGGATCGAAGGATGA